The DNA sequence GTTCTACAGCACCTGAATCAATTGATTGAACTCAGGTTATTGGGTCGATCGTGCTCCACGAGACAATTACATTGCCAAGCAGGTTTTCCACAGCTCCGAGTCTTAAAACTATGGATGCTGGATAACTTGGAAGAGTTTGCTATCGACCAAGGGGCGATGGTTAATCTCGAAGAGTTGGATATCAGCCAATGCGAGAAGCTAGGGAGGGTTTCTGGCTTGGATCAGATCAACAACAGGTTGACAAGTTTGCGTCTTACTAAAGTTAAGAAAGTCCTTGACCCCAACGGCCCCGCCCACGACCCTCCCGCCCCCGACGTTCGTATCAGAGTTCGCCGCCCAGGTACATGGGTCAAAACAACGGAGCTACTGCGCCAGGTAAAGTTTATAATTGCTATTGTGTTACTTGTTATATCAATTATCAACGAAAAGTGCAAATTTACTCTACTACGTACTATTTAAGAAAACCTTAATTGCACTTCAGGAGAAATATGATGGAACATTTTGGAGAGCCGAGGCTTACGAATGCCGACTCTAGAGTAATAAGGAGGGGGTTCTTTATGCGGTACAATAGCAAAATGAAGGCTTCTATTGTTCCTTGATAGATTTTGATCAACGGAAACCGCTTTTAATCTATAGAAAGATGTGCTTCAATAGTACTATATTTATAACTTGGATATTGATATGCATTTTATCTTCGCCTGTAGGATCCACCTCAAGCTAGGGGACTTGATATTTACCAGGTAAACGACGGCCAGAAATTTCATGGATGTTGCATGCTGCAGTTTTCTAAGTTCATCTCCTTCcatcatgtttttcttttgctggCCAATTAAGAAAACTTTTACTTGTTGAACAGGGAGGCGTGCCATATGCAACAAACGACGATTCGATTTGGCCCTAATCAATCTGCTTCCAGCAAAGAATATTTTCATGCTCATAATAAGAGCATTTATATGCTCCTGTCCTGTGtgctttattttatttcctttcacGTCTCTATCTCTTTGTAATTTTCTACATTGTAATCCATGGCAAATGCTGCTTCAGCCAGAGTCCCAAGACTTTCGTCTTTTGGTATTGTGAGTGTTAAATGTTAAGAGCCAGCTTGTGTTTCGTGTTGAAATTTTTGGTATCACGAATGTTTATTAGTTGCAGTCGGGATTCAGTATGTTGGTGATACCTGTTCTTTCCTTATTTCGAAAGGTTGTTGCATgttatttcctctttttttttggtttagtgGTGAGGTAAGGCATTCGGACGGGCTTTCCTACACCTCGACTAGTCCCAGGCGATCCTACTAACGCAACTTCCCCGAATTGGCAGGATTTTACTCATAGAGTGCTGGCAACAAAATTTGAATCTTTTGCCATGGGTGTGAGTCATAACTATTTTGTTCCCAAGAGCTATTTCTGGCAATaaatggatttttctatttacATTTCTTGGACGAGTTTCGGAGCAgtgaaacgcgtttgataacgatataAAGTTTCTGTTCCCGAAACAGAACTTCATTTAATAACAGCATAAAAATTTCTACGTCTGGCGGCAGCCGGCCCTCGGCCATCAACCAACAATAGGGACGCGAGAAAGAGGCAGACCACACGCGAGAGAAAGGGAGTAATCGATGAAAagaaatcttatttttatttttgttccataaataaaaagataaaaaaaattatttttttatttctgttccaaacctacttttgggctaaaaatttgtccaagaaatagaaaaatgaaattattttaccaaacagatttctattcaaaacttattttttgaaatagaaaaaacggAATGGTCATTGTTTGCACCCAAGCCACCAGAACATTGGTGAAAATTTCTGTTCCATGTAGACTGATAGGAGTGCTATTGACTActgactttcctttttcttctctatgcttttatatatatttttataacgACTAGGTGTCCAAGCCTCTTGTACTCCGTCAATTCTCTGGAGATCATTGAATAGCCTTCTTGTCCTATTGCAACTAAATAAGATGGGCAGGTAAATTTGTTGTGTAAGCATGAGTTACAAACTTATAATGAAAAGGTTGGCCGGTGATTCCAGCTCAATCGAGTAACCTAAATCTACTTAACAAGTTATTAATTGCAAAAGTAAGTCGTTAACCTTAAAAACTCGGTAAATTAAGAAGAAAACGAATATATGTCGGGGTTTAACTCCAATGAGAGAGCGACACCAAACTAGTTGGTAACTCATTCGCTTGTAGAGTCAGTAGTTCAACGTCTTCTAATGATCCAAGATTGTTgtttgcattttgatttttcctaaaaaagctAATAAATCACTTgttgtgtttgtttgagtgcaAGTGTTTTCAGAAATTCATTTTCCGAACTTTCATTGGTTTGGTTAGCCGAAAATGACAAGTCAAGCGAAAATATTAATGCATAAAATCAGAAAAGTGAATCCCCAATTTTAAGAGGTTAAAACACTTTCCGGAATTGTtcctttcgaattttttgatattttattataatatttaaatatttaagtatattttcttttcttttttatttttctttttctttccctcagcCGGTTGCCCGACCTCGGTGATGGCTGGTGATAAGCGAGCTTGAGCTTCCCCGGCCTGCACTTGTGGCAAGCTCAGCCTCGCTAGTCTCAAGCAAGGGCCGAGCCTTGTTGGATCTAGTGAGCTCGAGCTCTCCCGACGAGCTCGAGACCGAGCCTTGTCGTGGTCCGGTGAccggtgttgacacctaaattttaatttttagaaaatcatttatgtaagcctaaaatgagagttattcataattctcacaaaaaaatttcatgcattgcatatttaattttcgtcggtcaagTGTACATCATGTCGGCTAGGGccggagatgagtcaattgagcacgttcccaatggacgaccgagttaaaatcgactcgaaagtcactagagagggtgcagaattttttactataattttggactcaaaacagcccatttgagctcttaaaattgcaaaaaggccttaattaattacccattttattagttaaggtccaagtgagtacgggatcacaaaacgagcccataaaacattgaacagtagcccatttcgccctcctcattcatttggccgaaattgataggtgtttagttagattaggactcttttaaggtcaaaattcaaatttattagagtcttatcttaactaaAATTTTATCTCTATTTGGCTGCAAATAACAGAAAGTTTTAGTGGATGCggactcttaaaatctaaggcttacattcgatcccgttctaactagaactctctatccaacgatccaaattgactcctactcctactaggattgCCGAGACAAGTTTTATAAATATAAGGCTTCGCTCACGTTGAAGATGGAGGCTCACATTCTGAAATTTGCGGTACTTCTAAGAGCTAAACAGAAGGTTTTCAAGAGCAATAACGAGGGTTTGATTGTCCCTCTTGTCGTCAAGCCAAAGCCTCCTCGTCCATTGCCAAAAATCAATCGGCGCTCCAGACCAGCTTTGTCATCCACCACACAACCTTGGTGTTCCTTGCTGTCCTGCCACAATTCAGCCACGTTGAGTCTTGGTTTTCTCTCTCAAGCGCACTCACCACAAGAAGCCAAGCTACAACCATCAACTAGTCCAACTCGCAACACTGTCCAGCTTCGGATCAGGTTTTCTTGGTCCTTGTTTTGACATTATTTGAAGATTTAATCCCGAGTGCTACGTGTGATAGTGCAACCAAAGCAATATCCAGTAATTCGCGCTTCAGAAAGTGCAAATTTCGGGTGGATATCGTCAAGTGCGCGCCGCAGAAAATTTGTTTcggaaaaggtaaaaattcttgatttttgattACTAATCTATCAGTCTTGATTGTTAATCTATACTTGTTAGTTTAGTAACAATATGCACGTGTGTTCGCGAGCATGCTTCGATTTGCAATTAAAGtcggaaaactattttttaccaAAGAACGGATGAGTTTTTGCCGATTGTCGAAAAGTACCCTTGAAATCTGGTTTCGCGGAATAAAAATTCTGACCATGGGAGGGACCGAAAATCAGATTTTAGTAGAGTGAAAATTCTGATATCGTTCTTAGTAAGCATGATGGAGAAGGTGAGGGAGGTATTCGACACTTAGATTTTCATGGCTAAATTACTCTCTACGGTTGATCCTAAAGCATTATCTTTGAGTGGTTTTGTCTTGTGATGACTTGGTCCTATCTCTCCATGTCATGAATGATCTGAATTgtctctgtaaaaaaaaaaaaatcagaactttatgGCATGAGCGTGGAATTTTTAGCACGTAGGCAATTCGTTTGATCGAACGGTTTAATGTGAGTGGAGGATTAATCTTTTTCGCTACGTTGGTTGACTAGAACTTATCCATTGGGTGTTCGATCATGTCCTTGTGTtattgataggaatttgtgattgttcgatATTATCTCCTGGTGTGAATAAAGAttcgactaaattgaaattttatctgattaggctaagttagataatttttttactcatggatacatttttttgagCTAGTCGTTATCTTTAATACATGCGGAACGATTTGgatgttatcttatcttatctttggtgaattttctgaacacactcgattagagataaggtttggttggattgaatttctatctatttttttatgaggattatctaaaattaaattttcaaatctcaaagataatttcttaaattaaaatggattgaatttttggatgaggaaaggtggatccccaatctcataatttcggccacccctctttgaattttcgaaatttcaagctcaattgattttcattttatttttgccgtgcttgtttgttttgacttgttataaaatttgcacatctttaaacaaacatgcccataatatatgctcccctttgtgcctagacccatcggaaaaataaatcacacgccttagccacgatctcgtggaatgggatggtgatttagtatagaaattcgtgttctgccctttggcaaaagggatgttgtttttctatacgcgtatccgcatactggctcgaatcctcgaggatgtagcggataaaatctcgctctagcccggatctttgggaatgagaggattttcgaaaaaatcgaaaattaaaggtatattatgggcatttttgtttatttttgttcagatttttgaatgcttttgaatgttttcttttattgccgaaaataccaaaaaatcatcctccgggcgcttaatatatagtcttcatgtcacattttttttaattaatcatcaaattcacatcgatcaatcggaatggctttttcatgaaattggtaccgaaagggcattaattttcccaattaatgtaaccaagtccccgagcCCATTTTTCTCTggtgcgcagaaataaaatagttctccctatattttattaaggtttctaatcaaccttccgtaaatgattagtggcggctccaattgaatatcttctcatgaataaacttaggttgcgattcggtaggacttgggagggtccgaattaggttagttgatttaattaacccgataatccgttaacttgaattttaggtcgcgatgacttggcgactccactggggactcattaattttaattttttgaaaagcgAAAGGGGTTAAccgaaattttaattaatttttgaaaattaaatttgatttttcgaaattaaaattaattttcaaattttaaggtcGACTTTCGGAATTTCCACCCAATTccctttaattttcgaaaagaaattaaaattttgtggacttaagccgttgattttcatgatctatgccttgattgatcgattgtgatttgccttgagtgtgattgattttttttggaacgaCTGATTTGGGGTTTGactgatttttatttgattatatcTTGGATAATCTTACTCCATTGTGCTTCATTTTTCTCATGATTTTCTGTAGGTTTACATgttttttggcatttaatttaattgctctaTTTTATCACAAAATGCCGTGATTGAGTGAATTAACCTGTcgtgcatgattcatgacattgcattggaCCCTAAAATGCTAgttgaacctaggatggtgtctGGGTAAGGATCCGCCTggcctcgggatggaggaatggatgaccttGCCCTCGACCCCGATCATGTTGAGAATTCCCCGCTCCGGCCTGAATCTGCGGGCATGAGAGGATTTCTTGACATCCCCGTAGCTCAAGAGGTGCTGGATACGGCTCCGATCGTTGAGTCCGATCCGCCCTCAAGAGTTCTTTAAAAATttggctaataaagcatgcatatatCATTCTGCTTGTCTTTGAACCCATGAGCATCATATTCGCATATGTGTTTTTTGAGTCGATCCATGGTTGTTaggtgcgtcgtcgttttgatctatCACTTCATGGGGCACGGCAACATTCGCACCGTAGAGATCACTAAGGATGATTCGATCGACTGGCTTCCCCAACGGGACGAGGTCGCCCGTCACTATGTAGAGAGCAGACTGGGGAAGCTCATTTTGTTGCTGGATATTAAGGTCCGTATCGGGATGATTCAAGCTCTCGCTCATTGCTGGGTTCCTCGGACCGCCACATTTTTGCTTGGTAAGCACGAGCTCACCCCTACCTTGGAAGAGTATAGCGTGCTCATTGGTAAGTCCCTTGATTCCGAGCTCATCAATCCATACCTAAATGAGGATGCCTGCGGGGTTTTAGCTGATTTCTTAAAAGTTGAATTACTGATCGTTCAAAGGGTTCCGAAAGGAAACTACGGGcattgttcttttacttttctcatcGATTGTTTTAACAAAGCTCGATCcttgcaaaagggaaaaatctttttattggCCTTTTTTGGATTAATCGTTTTTCCTCATCATAAGAATTCTATCAATCCTCATATGGCTCACTttgttcaacaagtttgtgaaggaagaaattttgtgaatgcTATTTTGGCCGAAACTATTATTTCATTGAACAAGTATCGACGGGGCAAGGATAAGGTCTTGCGAGCCCCTGCTGAGCTTTTGCAAGTATGGTTTTTATCTCATGTCAAAGAATGTCAAAACCTTGTGTCAACTGACACACCGAGAAATTTTGCCCCGCCATTGGTcatcttcaaagaaaaacaaagtaaatgcccggattatcatttttctgaatggcTAAAACTCGTGAGGAACCCCTCCGCCAAGTCTCTCCAATGGCACGCTAGCTGGTTCCAATGTAAGGAGGCTCGTCTCACCTCCGGCCGATCCGGACCGGTCCCTCTCTTGGGTTTTATTGGAGCAGCTGAGTATTATCCGCCCCGAGTCATTCGACGGTTCGGGTGCGTTCAGAAGATGCCTCCACCTCTGCCATCCGATCAGATCCAGCTGAACTTTGAGAACCTTATCCCGGAGCACGAAGAAACGGTCGTTACCGCTCACTACCTATGGGCTGCTTCTCAGCCGAACAAACTTTCTTTCCCGAGGAAACCGCTGGAGCCCGCTGAGGAGGCCTATCGATCCACCAAGGAGTACCGACTGAAGCACTCCATCCCCGAGGAATGGCGTCCAAAGCTCCCAGATATTACTCCATCCCGATCCCTCAACAACGAGCTTAGGCGTTTGCTGGTCGAAGCTGATGAAGAGATTGCCATGGCGAAGAAAGTCATCAAGCGGTTGAAGGCACAAGCTGGTCCTCAAGTCAAGAGATCCGGGAATGGAGCCGGGCCCTCGAAGTGATAGACATTTGTTGAGTCATGTcatcgtgtttttttttcttgctttcctaggTCTCATGTTAGGAGTTTTCGTCGGATTTTAGGGATCTCGTGTCTTATTACACTTTCAGATTAATAAAACAGTTCTGTTTTCATTCCTACCTTGCTgtcttgtacgaatttttacGCCCCTTTCttgttggattcaatttcctcacttcaagcagaaaatgttcataagatctTGATCCATcgtctcaaaaaatttcgtggtaatccagtgtgttttctatttatcatggaattaatggccggggttgagcaggctggaatttgacatgttctcagactacagattcattttgcaatTTACTACTAGAAAACGTGCTGCATtgttaaattaccaaacatgaaagttgttgatctatgtttcaattaacagcctgaaaaatttcggaattaaattcaccatttaaaggggtccttcgttcttttaacaacaggtggacgaaacagttttctgaacataaCGTTTCacaaagatgcattaaactgatttgatccacttAGATCTAGCTCAATcgtccaacacaaaagttgttaacCAGCCTCTTTTCTATAagctggtaaattttcacaccattttcacaatcggatgatttttcatgaataaattcccgaaacccgacgaggctggaacctgcaggtcaaggtcacgagtcaggtgctcatgagtctagtacagccatggatcgactcgacgcCTTTcacgcattatactcatcatatgactctcctttgcaggtaatttatcacggatcctccacatattacccgatcggtggctaagaaaatggcggacaaggctgaaatcaacaacgcgATCCAGGAAGCTCTGCAagagcaattcgaggctatgaatcggaggtttgagggtatgatgagccagatgatggaacgtatgatggctgctactgttgcttctgctaagcACCCGACTAGTCCAACACCTCAGAACGTCGTCTCTCCGACCCTTCCCGCAAAcaatcccgagaaggcttccgagcatgtccctggttacaccatgccgctagaggatgttgtcattactGGCACTAGCTCGGGtgccccatcaccagctctcatctcccaagccagccctGTGACTATGGGACCATCCGgtgaaatggccaagttattggcccaaatggagcaaaGGATCCGAGAAGTAGAAGGTACCCACAACATTCCCCAGGTTGATTTCTCCGCGTTCTCGAAGGTCAATGTGCCCGAGAAGTttaaaatgcccgacttcgaaaagtacGACGGCACTTCCAACCCAGTGCAACATGTCCAGATGTACCAAGCTAGGATGAGCAAGTATGTGGCTAACGGCCCTCTGATGATTCAGACTTTCCAGGCCGGTCCGAAAGATGCAGCTATGAGATGGTACACGGACTATGAAATCTACAGCATGGAGAACTGGGAGAAGGTGGCTAATGCTTTTATTAAGCATTTTAGTTTCAACTTGGATGTTCTCATTTCTAGGGAAGATCTAGAACAGGCAGAGATGAAGAAAGGCGAGACGATTAAACAATACGCCactaggtggaggaatgtggcatctcggctGAAGCCGGTACCCCCCGAgcgagagctcatgaaattgtttgtctcCACTTTACCTCGGACGATGCGATCACGAATCCTTGGATCTGCTGCGACGTCATTTAGTCACCTCATTGCAATGGCTGAGGAGATTGAGagcggcatgaagaaaggttggtacggagATGTTGCCACTAGTACCAAGAGATTCAcggcaaagaaagacaaagagccTGTCTCACGAGTTAACATGACCTATGCCCAGAAACCCATGGCGCAGGTGCCGGTCGTGCGGATCCCTAACCAACAGCGGGGCAACTTTAGTGCACAAcggcaaaaaggaaatttacgTCCTCCTCGGCAATTTACTCCTCTACACGGGACCCCGTCACGAGTGCTTGCGGTCTTACGTAAGAAAGGGCTTCTGACTTCCGAACCTCTACGACTTGGTAACACGAACTCACCAAGGTATGACCCGTCAAAGAAGTGTGACTACCATTGTGGTGAGCCTGGACATGATGCAGATGGTTGTTATGTGTTGAAACACCGCATTCAAGACTTGCTCGAttccaaagcattttcatttcaagacaATAGTCAGCCAAATAccaagaataatcctttgccggatcactcAGGCAAGGTTAATGCTGTCTTTAGTTCCGAAGGCGGACGAAGAGGTGTTTTTAAGATCCGGGTGGTTGACATTTTCAATGCTCTGGTTAGAGCAGGTTATTATCGAGTTGGAGAAATAGTATCGTTCGCCAATTTGGAACAAAGAATCTCAACTCTTATGGAGAACGGGTTGATAGTCCGGGCAAATCAAACCGAGGTAGTAGCCATTGTATCTCATATTGTAATTGATTGGGATCAAGAATTTGCTGCTTTGGCTCTATCTCAATCTGAATCTTCTCCGAAGGTTAAAGCAGTAGAAGCTGACGTGGCTAGTCTAATTAAGAGTGATCCGGAGTTAGCTGATATGCCCGCCTTAGAGGACGCAATagatgatgaactcggaattgTTATACCCGAGACTCTGGTGATTACTTCCCCCCAGCCTTTTCCTTATAAAGATggcaaggcggttccttggtcctatgaccttgccccgataacaaggtCCGGACGTACTTATAATGATGATCGGCCTGCCAAGCAAGTGGCTGAAAAGGATGCAAAAGAGTTTTTGGCTGTGATCAAGACAAGTGAGTACAACATTGTTGATCGATTCTGAAAGTTGCCGGCTCGGGTTTCTCTACTTGAGCTTTTACGATCGTCCGAAAAACATCGGGATTCCCCGATGAAGGTGTTGGGCCAAATTCATGTGCCTGAAAACATCGACCAGGATAGGttggagaattttgttggggccatccttctaaaagatcaggtTGCATTTGCTGACGATGAGATCCCTGTCGAAGGACGAGGCCACAACAAGGCTTTACACATAACGGTCAAGCACAAACAGACTTATGTGGCTCGGGTGCTCATTGATAATGGGTCGGCATTGAATATTTGTCCCCTAGCTACACCGAACCGCCCGGGAGTTGATTTGGCCAGGATGCGGGCAGCCAAAACCTCGGTCAGATCTTTTGACGGTATGAAAAAGAACGTTATGGGGCAAATTAATCTCGAGATCCGGATTGGACCATCTCCGTTCGATGTCTTGTTCCAAGTGTTAGACATCCCATCTGCGTTCAACCTCTTGCTAGGACGTCCGTGGATTCACAATGCGGGTGCTGTTCCATCAAGTCTTCATCGGAAGATCAAGTTCGTGGTCGAGCAAAAGTTAGTGATTGTTCATGGCGAGGAAGATCATCGAATCTTCAACGAAACGGCTATCCCCTATATCGAGCCGGCTcataatgaagaagattcttaccatgctTTTGAGCTAGTACGGACCATTCATGCGTCGCCGGAAAGTCCCTTACCCGTTCCTGAAATATCAACTACCTCTCTTATGGTAGCTAAGGTAATGATCGGTAATGGTTTTGAGCCTGGCAAGGGTTTGGGTTggcatggccaagggatccgcaacCCAATTCAACTTAAAGGCCAGTCCCATACAGCTGGTTTGGGATTCCAAGGACGTGGCCGTCCTAGACATGGTAAGCGACGTGCGATGGGTCGCGGTAAGCTGGAATGTAGTCCTTTGCCACCACCTTTGTACaccactttccgatcagctGGAGTAGTCGCCGGTTACAATGAGACAGTTCAATTTGAAGATGACCTAGGGATTGTCTTCCTTGACTCGCCGAAGGGCCAAGATGCTGTGGTTGAACTGATGGACACGGACGacgatgaaggcgatgatggaGTCCCCGATCTTCTTGGATGGTTTGATGATTTAACCATTGCTACCGTATTTGAGGATCCCATGCAAGTTGATGGAACACCCGAAGAGGAGCCTTACATGGTGCCTAGACCCCCAAGGCCATCCGTCAATGTCATATTCGACGATCCACtagagggtttagattcagagtaacacctttacatttatgcaaccccctgcgtgggatatttctgGTTTTTAGGAGTCTAGGTTGCATCACTTTCTTAGGATTCTCATTTCAGTTTTATGTCGtacttttcaatttctcttccaataagatgtaattcattgattttattatcaataaaattacggatgttcttcattaaattctttgaatcttgttgaagtatccccaaaccaacccgatgacgataaccaatgaTCAAATAAtctgtcatctatggtaagcactgagggttgggcttctcaagaattctcGCCCCGAGGTCTtcgaaaacaaaatttttcaaaggagacactcaacttttgaaaaatgaatgaaagattaagccctgtttgtccttccgattttgttactttatgtttcggggggatacatgaggagggaaacccaagtggattcagaagtatacgacctagatgagtccagtccagattatgaggaaattcgtcgggatttcgaacaacatgaggagatcaagcccttgaccggtgaacaaactatctcgatCAACCCGGGCGatgcagaaaaccctaaagaagttaagatcggggcaaaccttccTAAGGACGTAGCTGAACGTCCGACCAACCTCTTGAGGGATTaccaagatatcttcgcctggtcctatgcagatatgcccggtcttgaccgttccattgtcgaacattgcttGCCGATCGATcattcggctaagccggtggtgcaaagaTCGCGGAGGGCCGGACCAGAAATATCAACTACCTCTCTTATGGTAGCTAAGGTAATGATCGGTAATGGTTTTGAGCCTGGCAAGGGTTTGGGTTggcatggccaagggatccgcaacCCAATTCAACTTAAAGGCCAGTCCCATACAGCTGGTTTGGGATTCCAAGGACGTGGCCGTCCTAGACATGGTAAGCGACGTGCGATGGGTCGCGGTAAGCTGGAATGTAGTCCTTTGCCACCACCTTTGTACaccactttccgatcagctGGAGTAGTCGCCGGTTACAATGAGACAGTTCAATTTGAAGATGACCTAGGGATTGTCTTCCTTGACTCGCCGAAGGGCCAAGATGCTGTGGTTGAACCGATGGACCGGGACGACGATGAAGCCGATGATGGAGTCCCCGATCTTCTTGGATGGTTTGATGATTTAACCATTGCTACCGTATTTGAGGATCCCATGCAAGTTGATGGAACACCTGAAGAGGAGCCTTACATGGTGCCTAGACCCCCAAGGCCATCCGTCAATGTCATATTCGACGATCCacttggagggtttagattcgtagTAACACCTTTACATTTATGCAaccccctgcgtgggatatttctgGTTTTTAGGAGTCTAGGTTGCATCACTTTCTTAGGATTCTCATTTCAGTTTTATGTCGtacttttcaatttctcttccaataagatgtaattcattgattttattatcaataaaattacagatgttcttcattaaattctttgaatcttgttgaagtatccccaaaccaacccgatgacgataaccaatgaTCAAATAAtctgtcatctatggtaagcactgagggttgggcttctcaagaattctcGC is a window from the Rhodamnia argentea isolate NSW1041297 chromosome 8, ASM2092103v1, whole genome shotgun sequence genome containing:
- the LOC125316161 gene encoding uncharacterized protein LOC125316161, with amino-acid sequence MPLEDVVITGTSSGAPSPALISQASPVTMGPSGEMAKLLAQMEQRIREVEGTHNIPQVDFSAFSKVNVPEKFKMPDFEKYDGTSNPVQHVQMYQARMSKYVANGPLMIQTFQAGPKDAAMRWYTDYEIYSMENWEKVANAFIKHFSFNLDVLISREDLEQAEMKKGETIKQYATRWRNVASRLKPVPPERELMKLFVSTLPRTMRSRILGSAATSFSHLIAMAEEIESGMKKGWYGDVATSTKRFTAKKDKEPVSRVNMTYAQKPMAQVPVVRIPNQQRGNFSAQRQKGNLRPPRQFTPLHGTPSRVLAVLRKKGLLTSEPLRLGNTNSPRYDPSKKCDYHCGEPGHDADGCYVLKHRIQDLLDSKAFSFQDNSQPNTKNNPLPDHSGKVNAVFSSEGGRRGVFKIRVVDIFNALVRAGYYRVGEIVSFANLEQRISTLMENGLIVRANQTEVVAIVSHIVIDWDQEFAALALSQSESSPKVKAVEADVASLIKSDPELADMPALEDAIDDELGIVIPETLVITSPQPFPYKDGKAVPWSYDLAPITRSGRTYNDDRPAKQVAEKDAKEFLAVIKTSEYNIVDRF